The sequence TCACAGTTACCTGTCCTAATGAATTTCAAGGTAATGTGAAtagtttattaaataaacttCAAGCTGTTATTCAAGATACTGAAAATGGACACGATGAATTTACCATCAAGGCTGAGTGTCCCTTAAGTACTATGTTTGGATTTGCTACTTCTTTAAGAGCATCTACTCAAGGGAAAGGTGAATTTTCTTTGGAGTTTAGTCATTATTCTGCAACGCCTCCACACGttcaaaaacaattaatgGCCGAATACGCTAAAAAGCACAAATAAGAAGATTGctttaatgatatttaatCATGTgagtttatatattaattctTGTAAATAAACTATGTATATAACTAATctaattcaaaatcattagTACTGTAAAAAGTTCTCCATATTATTTTGCTTacaattttcaatttttattttcagtGGAATCTTTGTTGGTTGCTTTAGCTTTTCTAGCTTTTCTAGCCTTTctattcttcttttgtgGTTTTTCAGCTGTAGCTTCATCgttatttgtatttgaagATGCCTTTTCCTTTTGTTCTACGGGCAACGTAAATGTGCAGTTACCGACAGTTTCACCAAAAACCAAAGGACCGATCCATGGCTGTATATTCCATTGTAATTTAAATGTAAGTTCTCTTCCTGCAAATTTATCTTCTAGATCCCAAACTGCgtattttgatttttctgATTTTATAGATAAAACTGCGTTTTCCTTGTCTGCTATAATTTTATCCCAAAATGTGACAGtatttttagtattttTCTCATCACCATTGTATTCAGCCACCAAATAAGCAAATATTTGCTTAGTATtccaattgaaaaaaggTGTAAAGTCTGCATCCAAATCAAAAGTGATTTTAGCATTTTCCTTTGGCTTGCCAGTGGTTGAGCCAAAAAACCTACTTGATCTAACATTTATATTAGAGTTTAAAGTGTTTATCGCAACTGGAGTTTGAAATACGTTATTCTGTTGTAAATGAAACCATGAGGTGGCAATGACAAACCCTATAATTAGAAAACTATAAGTCAATGCCTGGTTTGTAACATTTTGGAAACGTTGCGAGAGAGAATACATGTTCGAAAACGCTACAATGAAAAGGTACTGTTcattgttttttatttgtaaaGACTAACTGCCACTAATTGTACTTTTGAGCTGGACAAGTATGAAGATAAAGACCACTTATATAAACCAGTCGAACCTGCATTGTCCTTGTTCCAAGTAGATCTAACTGGCAGTAGCTTAACAGCTATTTCCAGATTTCGttcaatatatcaatttcGTCACTTAATTTCGTCGCTTTGTACGTCATACAGAAAGATGATACGTTGTGAGACGTCACAAAATAAAGCGTCAGTGGGCATACCAGACCTAGCAATTACTCATGAAACGGTGTCAA comes from Tetrapisispora phaffii CBS 4417 chromosome 4, complete genome and encodes:
- the SPC3 gene encoding signal peptidase complex subunit SPC3 (similar to Saccharomyces cerevisiae SPC3 (YLR066W); ancestral locus Anc_8.21), producing the protein MYSLSQRFQNVTNQALTYSFLIIGFVIATSWFHLQQNNVFQTPVAINTLNSNINVRSSRFFGSTTGKPKENAKITFDLDADFTPFFNWNTKQIFAYLVAEYNGDEKNTKNTVTFWDKIIADKENAVLSIKSEKSKYAVWDLEDKFAGRELTFKLQWNIQPWIGPLVFGETVGNCTFTLPVEQKEKASSNTNNDEATAEKPQKKNRKARKARKAKATNKDSTENKN